TGAAAATGAAGCAGTTTGCAGACGAAGCAGCCAGGCTGAGGTCTGTGGCAGAGGAGGCAAAGAAGCAGAGGCAGGTTGCCGAGGAGGAGGCGGCCAAGCAACGCGCTGAAGCCGAGAAAATTCTCAAAGAGAAACTGGCCGCCATCAACGAGGCGACGCGTCTCAAGACGGAGGCTGAGATTGCGCTGAAGGCCAAAGAGGCCGAGAATGAACGACTGAAAAGAAAAGCTGAGGATGAAGCGTACCAAAGGAAGCTACTTGAGGACCAGGCGGCTCAGCATAAACAAGACATCGCAGAGAAGATCGAGCATCTAAAGAGCTCGTCTGACTCTGAACTAGAACGACAAAAGACAATAGTGGAAGACACCATCAGACAAAGGAGAGTTGTGGAAGAGGAAATTCATATCATCAAAATCAACTTTGAGAAGGCTTCAAAAGACAAATCAGACTTAGAGAACGAATTAAAGAAACTAAAAGAGATCGCGGATGAGACGCAGAAGAGCAAACTCAAAGCTGAGAAGGAAgccaagacattgaaacaacttgctgcagaggaggagaagaagaggaaagAAGCTGAGGAGATGGTAAAGCGGATCACGGCAGCGGAAGAAGAGGCAGCTCGACAATGCAAAGCTGCCCAAGAGGAGGTGGAACGCTTGAAAAAGAAACAAGCGGAAGCAAATACACAGAGAGAGAAGGCTGAGAAAGAAGCAGAGCAGCAGGTGATTTTAGCAAAAGATGCTGCTCAGAAATGCATGGCGGCCGAACAAAAagttcaaaaggttcagagcaaGAATGAGGCGGACGCTCTTGCTCAGGAGAAGTTGAAGGAGGAGTTTGAGAATGCTAAGAAACTTGCTCAAGAAGCTCAAAAGGCTAAGAAGAAAGCTGAGAAAGAAGCCGAGCTGCTCCGCCAGAAAGCAGAGGATGCAGAAAAACAGAAAAAAGCTGCAGAGGATGAAGCCGCCAAGCAGGCGAAAGCTCAAAAAGATGCAGAGAAACTGAGGAAAGAAGCAGAGGTGGAGGCCAGCAAGCGAGCGGAAGCCGAAAGCGCCGCTCTGAAGCAAAAGCAGCAGGCTGACGCTGAGATGGCCAAACACAAGAAAGAGGCCGAGCAAGCCCTCAAGCAAAAATCCCAAGTGGAGAAAGAACTGACAACAATCAAACTGCAGCTGGATAAAACCGACAAGCAGAAGGGTGTTTTGGATGAGGAGCTCCAGCGGGTTAAGGGCGAAGTCAATGACGCGGTCAAACAAAAGGCTCAGGTGGAAGACGAACTCTCCAAAGTTAGGATTCAAATGGAGGAGCTGCTTCAACTTAAAATCAAAATTGAGATTGAGAACAAGCGTCTAATGAAAAAAGACAAAGATAATTCAAAGAAGTTACTCGCAGATGAAGCTGAGAGGATGAAGACGTTGGCGGAGGACGCAGCCCGGCTTAGCGCTGAGGCCGAAGAAGCAGCCAAACAGAGACAGATCGCAGAGTCGGGTTTGGCTGAACAGAGAGCACTTGCAGAGAAAATGCTTAAGGAGAAGCTGCAGGCCATTCAGGAGGCTACAAAACTTAAGGCTGAGGCCGAGGAGCTCCAGAGGCAAAAGGACCAGGCACAGGAAAGGGCCAAAAAGCTCCTGGAGGACAAAGAGCAAATCCAGCAGCGGCTCGACAAGGAGACAGAAGGCTTCCAAAAGTCCCTTGAAGTTGAGCGAAAGAGAAAACAAGAGGCTTCAGCCGAGGCGGAAAAACTGAAACTGAAGGTGAAAGAGCTCAGCGATGCTCAAGCAAAAGCCAATGAGGAGGCAAAGAAGTTCAGGAAGCAGGCGGACGAGGCTAAAGCTCTTCTTCAGGAAACGGAACAAAAAACCACAGCGACTGTCGTGCAGAAGCTGAAGAGTCAGGAGCTGCAAAGCACGAGAGAAGCTGACGAACTCAAGCAAGCAATTGCTGCACTTGAACAGGAGAGAGAAAAGCTGCAAAAAGATTCAGAGACGCTTCAGAAAAAATCCAAAGAGGTAATGTAACATGGATCAATATATTGTTTTATAATGTGCTGCTTTTACTTACTCTGTTCTTGTTCTTACTAGATGGCCCTTGCCCAAAAAGAGCAGATTGAGCAGGAGAAGGCCCTACTTCAGCAGACTTTCCTAACTGAGAAGGAGCTGCTGTTGAAAAGAGAAAAGGAGGTCGAAGGCGAGAAAAAGAAGCTGGAGAAACAGTTTGAGGATGAAGTGAGCAAGGCGAAAGCCCTCCAAGAGGAGAAGGAACGTCAGCAGAAGATGATTGAGGAAGAGAAGAAAAAGCTCCAGGCCATCATGGACGATGCTTTACGGAAGCAGAAGGAGGCTGAGGCTGAGATGAAGAGGAAGCAGAAGGAAATGGAGGTGCTTGAAAAGAAAAGGAATGAGCAGGAAAAACTCTTGGGAGAGGAGAACAAAAAGCTCAGAGAGAAACTCAACAGCCTTGAGGTCGCGTCCAAAGAAAGTCCATCAAAAACGAAAGAAATTGAGGTCCAGACCGACAAGGGTGCTGGGGAGCGGTTAGTCGCTGCGACATCTGCGGTAACAACAAATAACGCGTACAATGGCTCTGGTGATCTTGGTAGTGTGAAAGAGTCTCCTTGGACCTTTGACGGAATAAGAGCGAAAGTTCCTGCTGAGAGACTCTTTGACGTTGGCATTCTGACAAAAAAAGAATTTGACAAACTTAAAAAGGGGAAAGTCTCTGTGCAAGACCTTGCCAAGACAGACAAGATGCAGTCGTGCCTTAAAGGTCAGAGCGGTGTTGGTGGCATTTTGACTCCATCTAAAGAGAAAATGAGCGTTTATCAGGCCCTTAAAGAAAACAAGATAACACCCAACACTGCTAAAATGCTGTTGGAAGCTCAAGCAGCTTCTGGTTACCTTGTAGATCCACTCAATAACAGACTCCTCTCTGTTGACGCGGCTGTTAAGGAGGAGTTGATTGGCCCTGAACTCCATGACAAAATGCTCTCTGCAGAGAAAGCAGCCACTGGTTTCAAAGACCCTTACACCGGTGACAAAATCTCCCTTTTTGAGGCCATGAAAAAAGGGCTTGTCGAGAAGGAACAGGCCAACCGATTCTTAGATGTCCAACTTGCAACTGGTGGCATCGTTGACCCCGTTAATTGTCACAGAGTAGCACTGCAGACCGCCTACAAGCAAGGGCAGTTTGACGCGGACACAAATAAACAACTGGCAGACTGCAAGTTGTTTATGGACCCCAGCACCCAGGAGCCCCTCACCTACAAGCAGCTATTGGAGAGGTGCACTAAGGATGCAGCCTCAGGCCTGTTGATTCTACCCGTGACGGAGGATGCTGCCCAAAGCGACAGAACATATTCTGacgcggagatgaaagaagtgtTCAGTAAATCAAGCGTCAATGTACCTTTTGGCAAATTCAAAGGGAAGACTGTCACCATTTGGGAAGTTATCAACTCAGAGTACTTTACAGAAGAGCAAAGACGAGAGCTGATTCGCCAGTACAAGACGGGCAAAATCACAGTGGAAAAGATCATCAAAATTGTCATCACTGTGGTGGAGGACAAGGAAAAGAGCAATGAAAATGTGTTGAACGGGTTGAGGGCTCCAGTTCCGGCCAGTGAGCTGTTGGACACTAAGGTTATCAGCAAAGACATATTCAACAAATTAAGCAACGGCAAGATAACAGTCAAAGAGATCTCTGAGATGGAGCCTGTGAAGAAAGCACTCCAAGGAACTCCAAGCATCGCCGGCCTGTTTAACGAACAAACCAAAGAGAAAATGGCTTTCTATCAAGCGATGAAGAAAGAACTAATCTCGCCTGAGACCGCCATTAATTTACTTGAGGCTCAAGCAGCTACTGGTTTCATCATTGATCCTATCAAGAACGAGAGGGTCCCTGTTGACGAAGCGGTCAAGTCGGGCTTGGTCGGCCCAGAACTCCATGAGAGGCTGCTGTCTGCTGAGAGAGCTGTCAGTGGCTACAAAGATCCTTATTCCGGGAAAAAAGTTTCTCTGTTTGAAGCCATGAACAAAGGTCTGATCAAAAGAGACCAAGGCGTCCGCTTGCTTGAAGCACAGCTCTCGACCGGAGGAGTTATTGACCCGGTTAAAAGCTATCGTGTCCCACACGAGGTTGCCTGCAAACGTGGCTATTTAGATGAGGAAACCAACAAGACTTTGAGCAAGACTGCAGACGAAACAAAAGTATTTTATGATCCAAACACAGAGGAGGATGCAACATATCTGCAGTTAATGAAgaaatgtgtgtctgacaatgaCACTGGACTTCCTTTGATGCCTCTATCAAAGACGGCGGAAAAGCCCAAAGAAGATCTACAGATAACCGAGGCCAAAACAAAAGAGGCCTTGACTCAGAACGTGGTGGATCTGGGATACGGGCCTTTCAAGGGGAAAAAGGTCACCATTTGGGAAATCATCAACTCTCACTACATCACGGAGGAGAAACGAATTGAGCTGATCCGTCAGTACAGAACAGGCCATGTGACAATAGAGAAGTTAATAACGGTGGTGATGGTAATGGTTGAGGAACACGAAGCGCAAACAAAAGACAAGCCCTGTTTTGAAGGTCTCAGGGAACCCGTCACTGCCAGGTCCTTGATGGACGCCAACATCATTGATAAGGCTACATTCACAGAGCTCCAACAAGGTACAAAAACTCCTCAAGAGGTGAGTGAGTATGATGTGGTCAGAAAGTATTTGCAAGGCACGGAGCGCATCGACGGCATTGCCATGGAAGGGACAAATGAAAAGTTGAGCATATATCAGGCgatgaaaaataacattttgcagccaaacactggGCTTGCACTCCTTGAAGCCCAAGCCGGAACTGGTTCCATAACAGATCCtgtcaaaaatatgaaatattctgTGGATGATGCCGTGAAGGCGGGAACTGTAGGCCCAGACCTTCATGAGAAACTTCTGTCTGCTGAAAAAGCAGTGACGGGATACAAAGATCCATATACCGGCAATAAGATTTCTCTGTTCCAAGCCCTGAAGAAAGAGCTGGTCCTGCGGGAGCATGCTGTTCCACTCCTGGAGGCTCAGCTTCATTCAGGAGGCATCATTGATCCAGTGAGTAGCCACCGCGTTCCCACCGATGTCGCTGTTCAACGCGGCTTCTTAAGCAAACAAATGGCCACTTCTTTAGATAAACCCTCTGGCGATGTTCAATGCTTCACCAATCCCAACAATAATGAAAGTGTTACTTACAAGCAGTTGATGGAGAACTGCGTCAAAGATCCAAATTCTGGTCTGTTCTACCTGCCAATGGCAAAGGCTGAAACGGTCGCTCCTGTCGAGAAGTCCTATCAGTACACAGAGGAGCAAGCCCAGGCGGAACTTGGTAAAGCTCAAATTGAGATCCCACACAAGAGCTTTGAAGGGAAGAGCATGACTATCTGGGAAATCATGAATTCGAACATGCTTCCAGAGGAGGAAAGGCGCCGCCTGCTGGAGCAGTATCGCTTGGGGAGAATCACAAAGGACAGAATGCTTGTCATTATAATTGAAATTATCGAACAAAGGGAGTCTGAAAAGTCTGAGCAGGGCATGTCATGTGATGTGATCAGAAGGAGGATCACAATTGAGGAGCTTTACAGCGCTCGAATTATTGACTTGCAAACGTACAATCTCTTGAAACAGGAAAAAATGACTATTAGTGAGATCATGGAAATGCCATCGGTGAAACAGTATCTTTTTGGCACCGGTTGTATTGCCGGCATTATGTCAGACGGTCCCTCCAAGATCAGCATTTATCAAGCCATGAAAGATGGAAAGATTAAACCTGTAGTTGCGCTAAGTCTCCTTGAGGCCCAAGCGGCCACCGGATTCATTATAGATCCAGTCAAAGATGAGCTTCTGACAGTGGATGAAGCTGTGCGCAAGGGGCTTGTGGGGCCTGAACTTCACGACAAACTTCTCTCAGCTGAGAGATCAGTGACCGGCTACAAGGATCCATACAGTGGAAAACTCATTTCTCTTTTCCAGGCAATGAAAAAGGATTTGATTCCAGAGGATTATGCTTTGAGGCTCTTGGAAGCCCAGAATGCCACTGGGGGGTTAATGGACCCAGAATACTACTTCCGCCTCCCCTCAGATGTAGCCATGCAGCGTGGATACATCAACAAGGAGACATTGGACAGAATATCTGAGCCTACGGGTGATGTCCAAGGTTACACTGACCCAACAACAGATGAGGACTTGACCTACGCTCAGCTGCTGAAAAGATGCCGAATTGACAAAAAGAGTGGGTTGAGGCTTCTGTCATTGGCGGACAGAAGTCTTCTCTTTCCGGGTATCAGAAAACAAATCACAGCGGATGAGCTGCTTCGTTCTCAGATTATTGACCAAAAGACGTACAACGGCCTCACAGAGGGCACAATCGCTCCGGAGGAAGTTAGTAGAGACATTAAGAAATACCTCCAGGGCACCAGCTGCATTGCTGGCGTGTTTGTAGAATCCAGCAAAGACCGCCTGTCCATCTACCAAGCAATGAAAAAGAACATGATCAGACCAGGAACTGCTTTTGAGCTCCTTGAGGCCCAAGCCGCGACGGGGTACGTAATTGACCCGATCAAAAACCTCAAACTAAATGTCAACGAGGCAGTCAAGATGGGTGTTGTCGGCCCAGAGTTTAAAGATAAGCTGCTGTCAGCGGAGAGAGCGGTCACAGGCTACAAAGATCCCTATTCCGGCAAGGTCATCTCACTGTTTCAGGCTATGAAGAAGGACCTGATTTTGAAGGACCATGGTATCCGCCTGCTAGAGGCTCAGATTGCAACAGGTGGAATCATTGACCCGCAAGAGAGCCATCGCTTGCCGGTGGAAGCAGCGTATGAACGCGGCCTCTTTGACCAGGAAATGAACGAGATCCTCACCGACCCGTCCGATGATACCAAAGGCTTCTTTGACCCCAACACGGAGGAAAACCTCACCTACCTTCAGCTGGTAGAGAGATGTATGATAGACCAACAAACGGGGCTCGCGCTTCTGCTGCTGAAGGAAAAGAAGAGAGAGAGGAAGACGTCATCCAAGTCATCTGTTCGTAAACGTCGAGTCGTTATTGTAGATCCAGAGACAGGCAAAGAGATGTCGGTATATGAAGCCTACCAGAAAGGCCTCATTGATCACCAGACTTACTTAGAGCTGGCAGAGCAGGAATGTGAGTGGGAGGAAATTACCAGCACCTCGTCTGATGGAGTTGTAAAATCCAAGATTATCGACAGACGGTCCGGTCGACAGTACGATATCGATGATGCAATCTCGAGTGGCCTGATTGAAAAGTCAGCTCTGGACCAGTATCGGTCTGGAACTCTGTCTATTACGGAATTTGCAGACATGCTGTCAGGAAACTCCAGTGGCGTCAGATCACGGTCATCCTCCTttggttcttcttcttcttcttacgcCATGAGTCCGGCGCCTAGCATAAAAACATCAGCTGCCCCGTGGAATGACCCAACCGAGGAAACTGGCCCCGTGGCTGGAATCCTGGACACAGAAACACTGGAGAAGGTGTCTGTAACAGAGGCCATCCACAGAAATCTTGTCGACAACATAACCGGTCAAAGGCTGCTGGAAGCTCAGGCTTGCACCGGAGGCATCATTGACCCGAACACTGGAGAGAAGTTCTCTATTACAGATGCAATGAACAAAGGGCTGGTAGATAAAATCATGGTGGACCGCATCAGTCTTGCACAAAAGGCCTGCGGTGGATTTGAGGATCCTCGAACCAAAATCAAAATGTCAGCTGCCCAAGCTCTGAAGAAAGGTTGGTTGTACTACGAGGCGGGCCAGCGCTTCCTGGAAGTCCAGTACCTCACGGGTGGTTTAATAGAACCAGACGTCACCAACAGAGTCTCATTGGATGAAGCCTTGAAAAAAGGCACCTTAGATGCCCGCACTGCACAGAAGTTGCGAGACGTCAACACTCATTCAAAATACCTCACATGCCCAAAAACCAAACTTAAAATTTCCTACAAGGACGC
The window above is part of the Nerophis ophidion isolate RoL-2023_Sa linkage group LG04, RoL_Noph_v1.0, whole genome shotgun sequence genome. Proteins encoded here:
- the pleca gene encoding plectin a isoform X9 — translated: MAQADDAMLPPVLFPRGRAYRRTNYIHEMSCVEVGSHLYSRMCCADERDRVQKKTFTKWVNKHLVKHWKVEAQRHVSDLYEDLRDGHNLISLLEVLSGETLPREKGRMRFHKLQNVQIALDFLKHRQVKLVNIRNDDIADGNPKLTLGLIWTIILHFQISDIQVNGQSDDMTAKERLLLWSQRMVEGYPGLRCDNFTSHWRDGKLFNAIIHKYRPGLVDLEQVGRQSSQKNLEQAFSVAEKELGVTRLLDPEDVDVPHPDEKSIITYVSSLYDVMPRVPTAQHAVAANELELRWQEYYDLLGVLLQWMRHHILVFQERKFPTSYEEIEVLWRQFLKFKETELPAKEADKNRSKHIFKSLEGAVQAGQLKVAPGQHPLDVEKEWGRLHVAILERERLLRTEFERLERLQRIVGKVQTESGVCEEQLNQAETLLQTDVRMLNAGKPLQHTAEVEADLEKAEGMIRFLFNDVQTLKDGRHLQAEQMYRRVYHLHERLVNLRSEYKLRLKSGVTMAQIPMAQIPMTQIPMTQISMPHVLQQAPVRLRPELDEVTLRYVQDLLGWLEENQRRVDQGEWGSDLPTVESQLGNHRGLHLSVEEFRSKIERAKADESQISPASKAAYRDYLGQLELQYGKLLNASKARLRYLDQLHAFVVAATKELMWLNEKEEEEVNYDWSERNTNMAAKKDNYSGLMRDLEVREKKTNSVQVSGDKLLKDGHPARKTVEAFTAALQTQWSWMLQLCCCIESHLKENTAYFQFFADVKEAENKLKKMQDAMKRKYTCERNTTVTRLEDLLQDAVDEKEQLGEFRTHLEGLKRRARTVVQLKPRNPATAIKSKLPIQAACDFKQMEITVHRGDECALLNNSQPFKWKVLNREGSEALVPSVCFLVSPTNKDAVNSVAGLEGSLQKLQTTWQTLSVDLRSLLSWQYLMRDIHIINTWNVSMFKTLTVEEYRLALRNLELHYQDFLRDSQDSQTFGAEDRMQVESSYNKTNLHYNTLVSSAEQGYVPPKTGERDESLGRNHLIRLKDLRLRLEGCENRTVTRLRQLANKEPLSACALKTSEQMKVQSELEGLKKELSAIADQTEEVLASPQLSSAAPLLRSELEATKKKMDHVYGLSSIYLDKLKALEVVIRSSKDAEDTLESYESRLLDVHKVPADEKEADSQDGQIKKMQNEAKADQMVLDRLQDELRRAEGVHDKMTRLHSERDAELERQRHLVGGLEERWRAVMAQLEMRQRGLELLRRRMASYRDSYEWLTRWLAEARRHQEAIQAAPGGDGKALEEQLVAEKKLLEEVEKNEDKMDKCQKNATDYIDSIKDYQLHILTYRVLRDPLASPLKKAKMECASDDVIQEFVTLRTRYSELMTLVSQYVKFIVDARRRLQDDEKASEKLKEEERKRLAAIQAELDKQRQLAEAHAQSVAKAEQEAQTLKLKMKEEASKRQDVAVDADKQKQNIQQELNQLKNLSEQEIKSKNKQLEEALSSRTRIEEEIHIIRLQLETTIKQKSNADGELQQLRDRAGEAEKIRKAAQEEAERLRKQVAEETQKKKNAEDELKRKSEAEREASKQKQKALEDLQKFKMQAEEAERRMKQAEDEKLRQVKVVEEVAQKTASAQLQSTSKTFTERATKLEESLKKEQGTVLQLQEEAEKLRKQQEEASRAREQAEKELETWRQKANEALRLRLQAEEEAQRKSQAQDEAERQKVDAERDAKKRAKAEEAALKQKENAEKELDKQRTFAEQIAQQKLSAEQESIRLKADFEHAEQQRSLLDNELQRLKNEVNATEVERKKLEEELAKVRSEMDALLRMKNKAEKETLSNTEKSKQLLESEALKMKQFADEAARLRSVAEEAKKQRQVAEEEAAKQRAEAEKILKEKLAAINEATRLKTEAEIALKAKEAENERLKRKAEDEAYQRKLLEDQAAQHKQDIAEKIEHLKSSSDSELERQKTIVEDTIRQRRVVEEEIHIIKINFEKASKDKSDLENELKKLKEIADETQKSKLKAEKEAKTLKQLAAEEEKKRKEAEEMVKRITAAEEEAARQCKAAQEEVERLKKKQAEANTQREKAEKEAEQQVILAKDAAQKCMAAEQKVQKVQSKNEADALAQEKLKEEFENAKKLAQEAQKAKKKAEKEAELLRQKAEDAEKQKKAAEDEAAKQAKAQKDAEKLRKEAEVEASKRAEAESAALKQKQQADAEMAKHKKEAEQALKQKSQVEKELTTIKLQLDKTDKQKGVLDEELQRVKGEVNDAVKQKAQVEDELSKVRIQMEELLQLKIKIEIENKRLMKKDKDNSKKLLADEAERMKTLAEDAARLSAEAEEAAKQRQIAESGLAEQRALAEKMLKEKLQAIQEATKLKAEAEELQRQKDQAQERAKKLLEDKEQIQQRLDKETEGFQKSLEVERKRKQEASAEAEKLKLKVKELSDAQAKANEEAKKFRKQADEAKALLQETEQKTTATVVQKLKSQELQSTREADELKQAIAALEQEREKLQKDSETLQKKSKEMALAQKEQIEQEKALLQQTFLTEKELLLKREKEVEGEKKKLEKQFEDEVSKAKALQEEKERQQKMIEEEKKKLQAIMDDALRKQKEAEAEMKRKQKEMEVLEKKRNEQEKLLGEENKKLREKLNSLEVASKESPSKTKEIEVQTDKGAGERLVAATSAVTTNNAYNGSGDLGSVKESPWTFDGIRAKVPAERLFDVGILTKKEFDKLKKGKVSVQDLAKTDKMQSCLKGQSGVGGILTPSKEKMSVYQALKENKITPNTAKMLLEAQAASGYLVDPLNNRLLSVDAAVKEELIGPELHDKMLSAEKAATGFKDPYTGDKISLFEAMKKGLVEKEQANRFLDVQLATGGIVDPVNCHRVALQTAYKQGQFDADTNKQLADCKLFMDPSTQEPLTYKQLLERCTKDAASGLLILPVTEDAAQSDRTYSDAEMKEVFSKSSVNVPFGKFKGKTVTIWEVINSEYFTEEQRRELIRQYKTGKITVEKIIKIVITVVEDKEKSNENVLNGLRAPVPASELLDTKVISKDIFNKLSNGKITVKEISEMEPVKKALQGTPSIAGLFNEQTKEKMAFYQAMKKELISPETAINLLEAQAATGFIIDPIKNERVPVDEAVKSGLVGPELHERLLSAERAVSGYKDPYSGKKVSLFEAMNKGLIKRDQGVRLLEAQLSTGGVIDPVKSYRVPHEVACKRGYLDEETNKTLSKTADETKVFYDPNTEEDATYLQLMKKCVSDNDTGLPLMPLSKTAEKPKEDLQITEAKTKEALTQNVVDLGYGPFKGKKVTIWEIINSHYITEEKRIELIRQYRTGHVTIEKLITVVMVMVEEHEAQTKDKPCFEGLREPVTARSLMDANIIDKATFTELQQGTKTPQEVSEYDVVRKYLQGTERIDGIAMEGTNEKLSIYQAMKNNILQPNTGLALLEAQAGTGSITDPVKNMKYSVDDAVKAGTVGPDLHEKLLSAEKAVTGYKDPYTGNKISLFQALKKELVLREHAVPLLEAQLHSGGIIDPVSSHRVPTDVAVQRGFLSKQMATSLDKPSGDVQCFTNPNNNESVTYKQLMENCVKDPNSGLFYLPMAKAETVAPVEKSYQYTEEQAQAELGKAQIEIPHKSFEGKSMTIWEIMNSNMLPEEERRRLLEQYRLGRITKDRMLVIIIEIIEQRESEKSEQGMSCDVIRRRITIEELYSARIIDLQTYNLLKQEKMTISEIMEMPSVKQYLFGTGCIAGIMSDGPSKISIYQAMKDGKIKPVVALSLLEAQAATGFIIDPVKDELLTVDEAVRKGLVGPELHDKLLSAERSVTGYKDPYSGKLISLFQAMKKDLIPEDYALRLLEAQNATGGLMDPEYYFRLPSDVAMQRGYINKETLDRISEPTGDVQGYTDPTTDEDLTYAQLLKRCRIDKKSGLRLLSLADRSLLFPGIRKQITADELLRSQIIDQKTYNGLTEGTIAPEEVSRDIKKYLQGTSCIAGVFVESSKDRLSIYQAMKKNMIRPGTAFELLEAQAATGYVIDPIKNLKLNVNEAVKMGVVGPEFKDKLLSAERAVTGYKDPYSGKVISLFQAMKKDLILKDHGIRLLEAQIATGGIIDPQESHRLPVEAAYERGLFDQEMNEILTDPSDDTKGFFDPNTEENLTYLQLVERCMIDQQTGLALLLLKEKKRERKTSSKSSVRKRRVVIVDPETGKEMSVYEAYQKGLIDHQTYLELAEQECEWEEITSTSSDGVVKSKIIDRRSGRQYDIDDAISSGLIEKSALDQYRSGTLSITEFADMLSGNSSGVRSRSSSFGSSSSSYAMSPAPSIKTSAAPWNDPTEETGPVAGILDTETLEKVSVTEAIHRNLVDNITGQRLLEAQACTGGIIDPNTGEKFSITDAMNKGLVDKIMVDRISLAQKACGGFEDPRTKIKMSAAQALKKGWLYYEAGQRFLEVQYLTGGLIEPDVTNRVSLDEALKKGTLDARTAQKLRDVNTHSKYLTCPKTKLKISYKDALDRSMTEEGTGLRLLEASSQSSKGLYSPYSISGSGSATGSRSGSRTGSRSGSRRGSFDATGSSFTTTFSSPSYSSPGYGRRY